From Fibrobacter sp. UWB5, the proteins below share one genomic window:
- the gatC gene encoding Asp-tRNA(Asn)/Glu-tRNA(Gln) amidotransferase subunit GatC, translating into MLEREEVLKLAKLSRLEVAEEDIESVKGHLDKMLNHLEALKALNLSDVEPMTAVENGATILREDVPVQGFSLEKAFMNAPAVENDHFAIPKVIGG; encoded by the coding sequence ATGCTCGAACGTGAAGAAGTTTTGAAACTCGCGAAGCTTTCTAGGCTCGAAGTCGCCGAAGAAGATATCGAATCCGTGAAGGGTCACTTGGACAAGATGCTCAATCACCTTGAAGCTCTCAAGGCATTGAACCTTTCCGACGTGGAACCCATGACCGCTGTCGAAAACGGCGCCACGATTCTCCGCGAAGACGTGCCCGTGCAGGGATTCTCGCTCGAAAAGGCCTTCATGAACGCTCCGGCAGTGGAAAACGACCACTTTGCCATTCCGAAGGTCATCGGCGGCTAG
- a CDS encoding 3-deoxy-manno-octulosonate cytidylyltransferase, producing the protein MAVHCVVPARMGSSRFPGKPLIKIAGREMIVRTLERALLAECFERIVCATDSEEIADVVSRAGFEFILTPDAATGSDRVAFAARALDLDLVVNLQGDEPLVEPSVLCDVASALEKHPDEWVTVACPLNPAEAGLKTVVKVLVKDDYAVDFTRSVANEDAARWFQHQGIYAYSRVCRDEFSSLPQTDVEKDRSLEQMRILGKRPIRIVQSPYPSISVDVPSDVNAVEAALKRH; encoded by the coding sequence ATGGCTGTTCATTGCGTTGTGCCTGCCCGTATGGGGTCGTCCCGTTTTCCGGGCAAGCCCCTGATCAAGATTGCAGGCAGAGAAATGATTGTGCGCACTCTGGAACGTGCGCTTTTGGCTGAATGTTTTGAACGCATTGTATGCGCGACCGATTCCGAAGAAATTGCAGACGTGGTTTCTCGGGCGGGTTTTGAATTTATCTTGACTCCGGATGCGGCTACCGGTTCTGACCGAGTCGCCTTTGCGGCCCGGGCCCTCGATTTGGACCTCGTGGTGAACTTGCAGGGCGATGAACCCTTGGTGGAACCTTCTGTGCTGTGCGATGTGGCCTCGGCCCTCGAAAAGCACCCCGATGAATGGGTGACGGTCGCATGTCCCTTGAATCCTGCCGAGGCGGGACTCAAGACGGTAGTCAAGGTTTTGGTGAAAGACGATTACGCGGTGGACTTTACCCGGTCGGTAGCGAATGAGGACGCTGCCCGCTGGTTCCAGCACCAGGGAATCTACGCTTATTCCAGGGTGTGTCGCGATGAATTTTCGTCTTTGCCACAAACCGATGTCGAAAAAGATCGCTCCCTGGAGCAGATGCGCATTTTGGGCAAACGCCCGATTCGCATTGTCCAGAGCCCTTACCCTTCGATTTCGGTAGATGTCCCTTCAGACGTGAATGCGGTGGAGGCGGCGCTTAAAAGGCACTGA
- a CDS encoding helix-hairpin-helix domain-containing protein produces the protein MNAPEKNVVRLALCLLVIGIVVRILPWGLPSIEHFEVGESFIVANDAPLAVVRDSATVADTILSKTDNEFKNGPKKERKTAKKVNLPVHINTASLDELCALNGVGPKLAEKILEVRNALGAFKKAEDLQKVPGIGKKKLEKLLPGVIFD, from the coding sequence ATGAATGCACCAGAAAAAAATGTAGTCCGATTGGCTCTATGCCTTTTGGTCATTGGAATTGTTGTCCGGATTCTCCCGTGGGGGCTTCCGTCTATCGAACATTTTGAGGTGGGGGAATCGTTCATCGTGGCAAACGATGCCCCCTTGGCGGTCGTCCGGGACTCGGCAACCGTAGCGGACACTATATTGTCAAAAACTGACAATGAATTTAAAAACGGACCTAAAAAAGAGCGAAAAACGGCCAAAAAAGTGAACTTGCCGGTCCATATCAATACGGCTTCCCTGGATGAACTTTGCGCCCTGAATGGGGTCGGTCCGAAGCTTGCCGAGAAGATTTTGGAGGTCAGAAATGCTCTTGGAGCCTTCAAAAAGGCCGAAGATTTGCAAAAAGTGCCCGGAATCGGCAAGAAAAAATTGGAAAAGCTACTTCCTGGGGTAATTTTTGATTAG